One window of Dysgonomonas mossii genomic DNA carries:
- a CDS encoding glycoside hydrolase family 57 protein, translated as MKNICFYFQIHQPHRLKRYRFFNIGGDHYYYDDFANEDFMQQVAEVSFIPANRLMLEMIKEYEGKFKVAFSISGVALDQMEIYAPEVIDGFKELADTGCVEFLTETQGHSLASLVDPEEFKKQVNEHSNKIESLFGQRPKVFRNTELIYSDEIGHLVYEMGYTGILTEGAKRTLGWKSPNYLYQAAEEPKLKLLLRNPKFSDDIATRFSNYSWNEYPLTADKFISWVANTPKEEQVINLFMNYEALGNFQKKSSGIFEFMRVLPRFAAENNIGFATPSEIFKTMKPVDSISSMHPISWVGEEKDVSAWLGNTLQEEAFNKLYEIAERVRLSQSRRILQDWIYLQSSDHFYYMGTKNALPFSPYTSPYEAFNTYMNVLSDFKERVEAEFPSSIDNEELNALLTTIHNQANEIEELEDKIEKLETQLKPKTKATTAKPKATEKPKSVATNPKVETETKLESPKPVAKPKVSARGKAKPSAKK; from the coding sequence ATGAAAAATATATGTTTCTATTTCCAAATACATCAGCCTCACAGGCTAAAGCGCTATAGATTTTTCAACATTGGCGGTGATCATTATTATTATGATGACTTTGCCAATGAAGACTTTATGCAACAGGTGGCTGAGGTTTCTTTTATACCTGCCAACAGGTTGATGCTTGAAATGATAAAAGAATACGAAGGTAAATTTAAGGTTGCATTCTCTATTTCGGGTGTGGCTTTAGATCAGATGGAAATATATGCTCCTGAGGTTATTGATGGATTCAAAGAGTTGGCAGATACAGGTTGTGTTGAGTTTTTGACTGAAACACAAGGACATTCTCTCGCTTCTTTGGTAGACCCTGAAGAGTTTAAGAAGCAGGTAAATGAACATAGCAATAAGATAGAAAGCCTGTTCGGACAACGTCCAAAGGTATTTCGCAATACAGAGTTGATATACTCTGACGAAATTGGACACTTAGTCTATGAAATGGGCTATACAGGAATATTGACCGAGGGTGCTAAGCGAACACTGGGATGGAAAAGTCCTAATTATCTTTATCAGGCAGCAGAAGAACCAAAGCTGAAATTATTGTTACGTAATCCAAAATTCAGTGACGATATTGCAACTCGTTTTTCGAATTATAGCTGGAATGAGTATCCGCTTACTGCCGATAAGTTCATTTCCTGGGTGGCTAATACACCAAAAGAAGAGCAGGTTATCAATCTGTTTATGAATTATGAAGCATTAGGTAATTTTCAAAAGAAAAGCTCAGGTATATTCGAATTTATGAGAGTATTGCCTCGTTTTGCTGCTGAGAATAATATCGGATTTGCTACCCCATCAGAAATATTTAAGACGATGAAGCCTGTTGATTCTATTTCGTCTATGCATCCTATATCATGGGTAGGTGAAGAAAAAGATGTTTCGGCATGGTTGGGTAATACTTTACAGGAAGAGGCATTCAATAAGCTATATGAAATAGCAGAACGTGTTCGCCTAAGCCAATCGCGACGGATATTACAAGACTGGATATACTTGCAATCGAGTGATCATTTTTATTATATGGGAACAAAAAATGCGTTGCCATTTAGCCCATATACATCTCCATACGAAGCATTTAATACCTATATGAATGTGTTGAGTGACTTCAAGGAAAGGGTAGAAGCCGAATTTCCTAGTTCTATTGATAATGAGGAACTTAATGCGTTGCTTACCACCATTCACAATCAGGCAAATGAAATAGAAGAGCTGGAAGACAAAATTGAAAAGCTGGAAACTCAGTTAAAGCCTAAAACAAAAGCTACAACGGCAAAACCCAAGGCAACAGAGAAGCCTAAGAGTGTAGCAACTAACCCAAAGGTTGAAACTGAAACTAAACTTGAGAGTCCGAAGCCTGTAGCAAAGCCGAAGGTAAGTGCTAGGGGAAAAGCTAAGCCATCTGCAAAGAAATAA
- a CDS encoding glycosyltransferase, whose protein sequence is MKALMFGWEFPPHILGGLGTASYGLTKGMSLQPDMEITFVIPKPWGDEDQSFLKIIGACNTPVAWREVYWDYVSERLSKYMDPQEYYNLRDHIYGDFNYLHTNDLGCIEFSGRYPDNLLEEINNYSIVAGVIARTHSYDIIHSHDWLTYPAGIHAKNVLGKPLVIHVHATDFDRSRGKVNPQVYQMEKNGMDYADHIICVSELTRRTVIEKYHQDPAKVTTVHNAVEPLSAEIVAIEPQKGKDKVVTFLGRITMQKGPEYFVEAAARVLEKARHIRFVMAGSGDMMERMIYLAAERGISDKFHFTGFLKGKQVYEMLKRSDVYVMPSVSEPFGISPLEAMQCSIPTIISKQSGCAEILDKAVKVDYWDVEGMADAIYSICTYDAMSEFLSREGKEEVDNIKWEYAGQKVRDIYNSLCQ, encoded by the coding sequence ATGAAAGCATTAATGTTTGGATGGGAGTTTCCTCCCCACATATTAGGCGGGCTTGGGACAGCCAGTTATGGATTGACAAAAGGTATGTCTTTGCAGCCTGATATGGAGATTACATTTGTTATACCTAAACCCTGGGGCGATGAAGACCAGAGTTTTCTGAAAATAATAGGAGCATGCAATACCCCTGTAGCCTGGCGTGAGGTATACTGGGACTATGTGAGTGAGCGTCTGTCGAAATATATGGACCCTCAGGAATATTATAATCTACGCGATCATATTTATGGCGATTTTAATTATCTGCATACAAATGATTTGGGTTGTATCGAGTTCTCGGGACGTTATCCCGACAATTTGCTCGAGGAGATAAATAATTATTCTATTGTGGCCGGAGTGATTGCACGTACTCATAGTTATGATATAATACACTCACATGATTGGTTGACTTATCCCGCAGGAATACATGCCAAAAATGTTTTGGGGAAACCTTTAGTTATACATGTGCATGCAACAGACTTTGACCGTAGCCGAGGCAAGGTAAATCCGCAGGTTTATCAAATGGAAAAAAACGGTATGGATTACGCAGACCATATTATCTGTGTGAGCGAGCTGACCCGGCGAACAGTAATTGAAAAATATCATCAAGACCCGGCAAAAGTGACTACTGTACACAATGCTGTAGAACCATTAAGTGCCGAGATTGTCGCTATAGAGCCTCAAAAAGGTAAAGACAAAGTTGTAACTTTCTTGGGGCGTATCACGATGCAAAAAGGTCCTGAATATTTTGTGGAGGCTGCCGCTCGTGTACTTGAAAAGGCTAGACACATACGTTTTGTGATGGCTGGTAGCGGTGATATGATGGAACGTATGATCTATCTTGCAGCCGAAAGAGGAATATCAGATAAATTTCATTTTACTGGATTCCTTAAAGGAAAACAAGTATATGAAATGCTCAAACGGAGCGATGTATATGTAATGCCTTCGGTTTCTGAGCCATTTGGAATTTCGCCACTAGAAGCGATGCAGTGCAGTATTCCTACTATTATATCAAAACAATCCGGTTGTGCCGAAATCTTAGATAAAGCGGTGAAGGTTGACTATTGGGATGTTGAGGGTATGGCCGATGCTATATATTCTATTTGTACATACGATGCCATGTCTGAATTCCTGAGCAGAGAAGGCAAAGAAGAGGTGGATAATATAAAATGGGAATATGCCGGACAAAAGGTTAGGGATATTTATAATAGTCTATGTCAATAA
- a CDS encoding glycogen debranching enzyme N-terminal domain-containing protein, which produces MDYNYKKTNAYLKFDKSRMVNLEYSLYREILRTNRRGAYHCTTLVECNTRKQHGLLVLPVPRLGDTNHVLLSSLDETVIQHGADFNLGIHKYDGNNYSPMGHKYIREFDCDSLPRTIYRVGGGILSKEKMFSLEDNSIFIRYTLIDAHSPTTMRFKPFLAFRDVNELTEENPIAELGYKEVENGISMCMYTGYPDLFMQFNKPVNFVFEPNWYKGVEYMQDMNHGLPYKEDLYVPGYFELPIQKGESVIFSASDIHVDTSKLVFSFEKGIKERTPRSSFYNCLKNSAHQFYYRPTKDELYLLNGYPWGEVKAREQFMALEGLTLGVGKKDAFEEIVDTAIPTIQQFMEGKPIAGFMKDIGDADVLLWVIRALKKFQVYDSERFYLKYASLVSQIVSFIQEGNHPNLKPLTNGLLTVDNKVGYPSWMHNKISDGLYLAPRTGCLVEVNAFWYNALKFNEEIARNQDNPKLERKMALLAEITKTSFLEVFLNDGGYLYDYVVGNFVDWSVRPNMLLAIAVDYPLLGKRQSKSIIDIVTKELLTPKGIRSLSPKSIGFRPRCEGSIYDRLYSAFNGAAWPWLLRAYQEAYLKIFQQSGLSFLDRLLIGVEDEMSNDGIGSLSSVYDGSIPYFGHGQISYAINVAGIITALNVQKMFGDEY; this is translated from the coding sequence ATGGATTACAATTATAAAAAGACCAATGCTTACCTCAAATTTGATAAATCGCGGATGGTTAACCTCGAATACTCGCTTTATCGTGAGATTTTGAGAACAAACCGGAGGGGAGCATATCACTGTACAACATTAGTAGAGTGTAACACACGAAAGCAACACGGACTACTCGTTCTTCCTGTACCCCGTTTGGGTGATACAAATCATGTATTGCTATCATCCTTAGATGAAACTGTAATACAGCATGGTGCGGATTTCAATCTGGGGATACATAAATATGATGGAAATAATTATAGCCCGATGGGGCATAAATATATACGAGAATTTGATTGCGACTCGTTGCCGCGAACGATATATAGAGTAGGGGGGGGGATTTTATCTAAAGAGAAGATGTTTTCTTTAGAGGATAATTCTATTTTTATCAGATATACACTGATAGATGCTCATTCGCCTACAACGATGCGCTTCAAGCCATTCTTAGCATTTAGAGATGTGAATGAGCTAACGGAAGAGAATCCGATAGCAGAGCTTGGATATAAGGAAGTGGAAAATGGCATCAGTATGTGTATGTATACCGGCTATCCAGATTTGTTTATGCAGTTTAATAAGCCTGTAAATTTCGTCTTTGAGCCCAACTGGTATAAAGGTGTAGAGTATATGCAGGATATGAATCACGGATTACCATACAAAGAAGATTTGTATGTACCCGGATATTTTGAATTACCGATACAGAAAGGTGAGTCGGTAATATTCTCAGCAAGTGATATTCACGTAGATACGAGTAAGCTGGTTTTCTCGTTTGAAAAAGGTATAAAAGAACGTACCCCTCGTTCTTCTTTCTATAACTGTTTGAAAAATTCAGCACATCAGTTTTATTATCGTCCCACTAAAGATGAACTATATTTACTGAATGGTTATCCTTGGGGTGAGGTTAAGGCCCGAGAGCAATTTATGGCTTTGGAAGGGCTTACGCTAGGCGTTGGCAAGAAAGATGCTTTTGAAGAGATCGTTGATACTGCTATTCCTACAATTCAGCAATTTATGGAGGGGAAGCCAATAGCCGGATTTATGAAGGATATAGGTGATGCAGATGTACTCTTATGGGTGATACGCGCCCTTAAAAAGTTTCAGGTGTATGACTCTGAGCGTTTTTATTTAAAATATGCAAGTTTGGTTAGCCAGATCGTAAGCTTTATACAAGAAGGCAATCACCCGAACTTGAAGCCATTAACGAATGGGTTACTTACTGTAGACAATAAAGTTGGTTATCCGAGTTGGATGCATAATAAGATTTCGGACGGACTTTATTTGGCTCCTCGTACAGGATGTTTGGTTGAGGTTAATGCGTTTTGGTATAATGCACTCAAGTTTAATGAAGAAATAGCACGCAATCAAGATAATCCGAAGCTGGAAAGAAAGATGGCTCTATTGGCTGAGATAACCAAAACATCATTTTTGGAAGTCTTTCTTAACGATGGTGGCTATCTATATGATTATGTTGTAGGTAATTTCGTAGATTGGAGTGTCAGACCTAATATGTTATTGGCTATAGCTGTCGATTACCCACTGCTGGGTAAGCGACAAAGTAAAAGTATAATTGATATAGTAACTAAAGAATTACTTACACCTAAAGGCATTCGCTCCCTTAGTCCGAAGAGCATTGGCTTTCGTCCGAGATGTGAAGGCTCAATATATGATCGCCTCTACAGTGCTTTTAATGGTGCGGCATGGCCGTGGCTGCTGCGGGCATATCAGGAAGCTTACCTTAAAATATTCCAGCAGAGTGGATTGTCTTTTCTCGACCGTCTTTTGATTGGTGTTGAGGATGAAATGTCTAACGATGGCATAGGTTCTTTATCTTCTGTGTATGATGGCAGTATCCCTTATTTCGGACATGGGCAGATTTCTTATGCCATAAATGTTGCCGGAATAATAACTGCTCTCAATGTTCAGAAAATGTTTGGAGATGAATATTGA